From Trichoderma atroviride chromosome 1, complete sequence, one genomic window encodes:
- a CDS encoding uncharacterized protein (EggNog:ENOG41~SECRETED:SignalP(1-21)), whose protein sequence is MKHTFSSLAALALTLSTSAVASPEPQLLVPGIIDTVECIAVNVIAELIIGDPLAIAFCEAVVPPTKSVIKTSFTTVVTPTTVTATISNNNRIRPTITSRTIVTTTSSLCTPKPFPTPFKRHHLPPIPNRVAQFPTPDVTKACSCLSLPIPTTTVTRTVTINPVIAETKTVGSTGILDPVVTTSTITRTQTVRACPAPTLCGNQGIEFAYYAKTVGGEFSDFHPEAYKLLQPRYQATTNCIGGISFQDSADKSIYGSPPLPESNFVLNHRGYIYARQTGAYTFTLDKVDDAAFLWVGGVAFSGWAAANANLKVVYNNGPAQGTYTVNLQEGRYYPFRIFYGQGPRIAEFDINVKAPDGTTFLSSNRTGSPYLVRFSCDGFTAPRFDHDPFVV, encoded by the exons ATGAAGCACACATTCTCTTCACTGGCCGCCCTGGCCCTGACACTATCTACTTCAGCAGTTGCTTCCCCAGAACCTCAATTATTGGTGCCGGGAATCATCGACACAGTTGAATGTATTGCCGTGAATGTCATTGCCGAGCTCATCATTGGGGATCCGTTGGCAATTGCCTTTTGCGAGGCCGTTGTGCCTCCTACCAAGAGTGTTATCAAGACCAGCTTTACCACCGTTGTGACGCCAACTACGGTGACTGCGACAATCTCCAACAATAACCGCATCCGTCCCACAATCACCAGCCGCACTATAGT GACAACTACTAGCAGCCTTTGCACACCCAAGCCCTTCCCAACGCCTTTCAAGCGCCACCATCTCCCTCCCATTCCCAACCGCGTTGCTCAGTTCCCTACGCCAGACGTCACAAAGGCCTGCTCGTGCCTGAGTCTCCCGATCCCAACCACTACAGTCACCAGAACCGTCACCATCAACCCCGTCATCGCTGAAACCAAAACCGTCGGTTCCACTGGCATCCTGGACCCGGTCGTCACGACGAGCACAATCACCAGGACCCAGACAGTGAGAGCTTGCCCTGCACCAACTCTCTGCGGTAACCAGGGAATCGAATTTGCGTACTACGCAAAGACTGTCGGCGGCGAATTCTCCGACTTTCACCCCGAAGCCTACAAG cttcttcagccacgATATCAAGCAACCACCAATTGCATTGGAGGCATCAGCTTCCAAGACAGCGCCGACAAGAGCATCTACGGCTCCCCTCCACTGCCAGAGTCAAACTTTGTCCTCAACCACCGCGGATACATCTACGCCCGCCAGACCGGCGCCTACACCTTTACTCTTGACAAGGTCGATGACGCTGCCTTTCTCTGGGTTGGTGGAGTGGCATTCTCCGGATGGGCTGCTGCCAATGCCAATTTGAAGGTTGTATACAACAACGGACCTGCGCAGGGCACTTACACCGTGAATCTGCAAGAGGGTCGCTACTATCCATTCCGTATCTTTTACGGCCAAGGGCCGCGCATCGCCGAGTTCGATATCAACGTGAAGGCGCCGGATGGCACCACGTTCTTGTCGTCCAACAGGACTGGATCGCCTTATCTGGTTCGGTTCTCCTGCGATGGGTTTACGGCGCCACGGTTCGATCATGATCCATTTGTCGTATAA